A single genomic interval of Chloroflexota bacterium harbors:
- a CDS encoding 2-oxoisovalerate dehydrogenase: protein MVTKKRSKPRAAKSPPRSPEIIFAVVESPEGGFEARALGHDIFTQAESFDELKAMVRDAVQCHFDEDDASRPKAILQPI from the coding sequence ATGGTAACCAAGAAGCGCTCCAAGCCCCGAGCGGCAAAGTCGCCGCCGCGCTCCCCGGAAATCATCTTTGCCGTCGTTGAATCGCCCGAAGGCGGCTTTGAAGCGCGGGCCCTGGGGCATGACATCTTCACCCAGGCGGAGAGCTTTGATGAGCTGAAGGCGATGGTCCGTGACGCCGTCCAGTGCCACTTTGACGAGGACGATGCCTCACGACCGAAGGCGATTCTGCAGCCTATCTAG
- a CDS encoding 5-(carboxyamino)imidazole ribonucleotide synthase produces the protein MPILPGSTIGILGGGQLGRMMTIAAKRMGYRVVVLEPGPDSPAGQVADDQLVAEYTDLEAARELAVRSRVVTVEFENVPFETLAAIEPRVIVRPSSRVIKVAQHRILEKRFLAESAAPTAKFKGLGSLGDLKRAVKDIGFPAVLKTARGGYDGKGQVILNSQEEAETAWNRLKVSEAILEEFIELEKEISVIVARTPGGQTACYPPSENTHAHHILDTAVMPARISDSQAQQAQRLALDIAAALDVVGLLTVEMFVANDGRILVNELAPRPHNSGHQTFDGAVTSQFEQAVRAVCNLPLGSPALYQPTAIANLLGDLWMKGEPPWAKVFAMPDVKLHLYGKMEPRPGRKMGHLTASGRTPTEALQKVTEARAAITR, from the coding sequence ATGCCCATCCTCCCAGGCAGCACCATCGGCATCCTGGGCGGCGGCCAGCTCGGCCGGATGATGACCATCGCCGCCAAGCGCATGGGCTATCGCGTCGTCGTGCTGGAGCCGGGGCCGGACTCCCCGGCGGGCCAGGTGGCGGACGACCAGCTGGTTGCCGAATACACCGATCTCGAAGCGGCGCGTGAGTTGGCCGTCCGCTCCCGCGTGGTCACCGTGGAGTTCGAGAACGTCCCCTTCGAGACGCTGGCCGCTATCGAGCCGCGAGTCATCGTGCGGCCCAGCAGCCGCGTCATCAAGGTGGCCCAGCACCGCATCCTGGAGAAGCGCTTCCTGGCCGAATCTGCCGCGCCGACGGCCAAGTTCAAGGGCCTCGGCAGCTTGGGCGACCTGAAGCGCGCCGTGAAAGACATCGGCTTCCCGGCTGTGCTCAAAACGGCGCGCGGCGGCTATGACGGCAAGGGCCAGGTGATCCTGAACTCCCAAGAAGAGGCGGAGACGGCCTGGAACCGCCTCAAGGTCAGCGAGGCGATCCTGGAGGAGTTCATCGAGCTTGAGAAGGAGATCTCCGTCATCGTGGCGCGAACGCCCGGCGGACAGACGGCCTGCTACCCGCCATCGGAGAACACCCACGCCCACCATATCCTGGACACGGCGGTGATGCCGGCGCGCATCAGCGACTCCCAGGCCCAGCAGGCCCAGCGGCTGGCGCTGGACATCGCGGCGGCGCTGGACGTGGTCGGCCTGCTGACGGTGGAGATGTTCGTGGCCAACGACGGGCGCATCCTGGTCAACGAGCTTGCGCCGCGCCCCCACAACTCGGGCCACCAGACCTTCGATGGCGCGGTGACCTCCCAGTTCGAGCAGGCGGTCCGCGCCGTCTGCAACCTGCCCCTAGGCTCGCCGGCGCTCTACCAGCCCACGGCCATCGCCAACCTCCTCGGCGACTTGTGGATGAAGGGCGAGCCACCGTGGGCCAAGGTCTTCGCCATGCCGGATGTGAAGCTGCACCTCTACGGCAAGATGGAGCCGCGCCCCGGCCGCAAGATGGGCCACCTGACCGCCTCAGGCCGCACGCCCACCGAGGCGCTGCAGAAGGTCACCGAGGCGCGCGCCGCAATCACCCGGTAG
- a CDS encoding transcriptional regulator has protein sequence METTRRKLVTIITEAVLERQIAQDVKRLGAKGYTITQARGEGSKGLRRADFDLGSNIRIEVVCTQAVAEAIVTHLMKVYYQSYAMIVYLADVEVLRPEKF, from the coding sequence ATGGAGACCACACGGCGGAAGCTGGTGACAATTATCACGGAGGCGGTCCTGGAGAGGCAGATCGCCCAGGATGTGAAACGGCTCGGCGCAAAGGGGTACACCATCACCCAGGCCAGGGGGGAAGGCTCCAAAGGCCTGCGCCGGGCGGACTTCGACCTTGGCAGCAACATCCGGATCGAGGTTGTCTGCACCCAGGCTGTGGCTGAGGCGATTGTCACCCATCTCATGAAGGTCTACTATCAATCGTATGCGATGATCGTCTACCTTGCGGATGTGGAAGTCCTGCGACCGGAGAAATTCTAG
- a CDS encoding sodium-dependent bicarbonate transport family permease, translated as MENLLNPVILFFLAGILAALLRSDLRIPDPIYEAMSIFLLIAIGLKGGIALRDADAAEVAWPIISTLGLGLAIPVVAYVVLRRLGRFNRADAAALSAHYGSVSAVTFAVTLSFLDRKEIAYEGYATVLLSLMEIPAIAVAIGIFRFGERQDGKMNWPKLLHEVFLGKSIFLLLTGLFVGLIAGGERTGAIGRLFIDQFQGILAVFLLTMGMLAARRFEDLKKVGPFLLAFGILMPLAAGLAGAGVGAAAGLSLGETTVLAVLTASASYIAAPAAVRVAIPQANPTLYLTAAIGITFPFNVIIGIPIYHAMAGLFV; from the coding sequence TTGGAGAATCTCCTTAACCCGGTCATCCTCTTCTTCCTCGCCGGTATCCTCGCCGCTCTTCTCCGTTCCGACCTCCGCATCCCCGACCCTATTTATGAGGCGATGAGCATCTTTTTGCTCATCGCCATCGGCCTCAAGGGCGGCATCGCCCTTCGGGATGCCGATGCGGCGGAGGTGGCCTGGCCTATCATCAGCACTCTAGGCTTGGGCCTTGCCATCCCGGTTGTGGCCTACGTTGTGCTGAGGCGGCTGGGACGCTTCAATCGCGCCGATGCAGCAGCCCTCTCGGCCCATTACGGCTCGGTGAGCGCCGTCACTTTCGCCGTCACTCTCTCCTTCCTTGACCGCAAGGAGATCGCCTATGAAGGCTATGCGACGGTCCTGCTCTCGCTCATGGAGATTCCCGCCATCGCTGTCGCCATCGGCATCTTTCGCTTCGGCGAGCGCCAGGACGGCAAGATGAACTGGCCCAAGCTCCTCCACGAAGTCTTTCTGGGCAAGAGCATCTTTCTTCTGCTAACTGGCCTCTTCGTCGGTCTCATCGCGGGGGGAGAGCGGACAGGGGCCATCGGCAGGCTCTTCATTGACCAGTTCCAAGGCATCCTTGCCGTCTTCCTCTTGACCATGGGCATGCTGGCGGCGCGGCGGTTCGAAGATTTGAAGAAAGTCGGTCCATTTCTCCTGGCCTTCGGTATCCTGATGCCCTTGGCAGCCGGACTGGCGGGCGCTGGCGTTGGCGCGGCTGCGGGTCTCTCCTTAGGAGAGACAACGGTCCTGGCCGTGCTGACGGCAAGCGCCTCCTATATCGCGGCTCCGGCGGCGGTGCGCGTCGCTATCCCTCAGGCGAACCCCACGCTCTACCTTACTGCTGCTATCGGAATCACCTTCCCATTCAACGTTATCATCGGCATCCCAATCTATCATGCCATGGCCGGGCTCTTCGTGTAG
- a CDS encoding DUF2934 domain-containing protein yields the protein MWELRASPDRPSYASAGRAPGAVSRPGFPGRPQPGRSPLSWERGADAHGEAILWSGAGAVKSLVSGIMKCPSGYDGQTRCTMPTEQQVKELAYSIWEQEGRPHGKHLEHYYRALSTLRRSEREQEAKGRAMPSLANIGIPSTQLSLPSPEPAPKGRRHGGRKGKRPDGVR from the coding sequence ATGTGGGAGCTTAGAGCTTCACCCGATCGCCCTTCGTATGCTTCCGCGGGAAGAGCCCCGGGTGCAGTATCTCGGCCAGGATTTCCAGGCCGTCCGCAACCTGGACGGTCTCCGTTGAGCTGGGAGCGGGGAGCAGATGCGCATGGCGAAGCCATTCTATGGAGCGGCGCGGGAGCCGTCAAAAGCCTCGTTTCTGGTATCATGAAATGCCCCTCCGGTTACGACGGTCAGACGAGGTGCACGATGCCGACCGAGCAGCAAGTGAAAGAGCTCGCCTACTCCATCTGGGAGCAGGAAGGCCGCCCCCACGGCAAGCACCTGGAGCACTACTATCGCGCCCTGAGCACCCTACGCCGGAGCGAGCGCGAGCAAGAGGCAAAGGGCAGAGCCATGCCCTCCCTCGCCAATATCGGCATCCCTTCCACCCAGCTTTCGCTTCCTTCGCCTGAGCCCGCGCCCAAGGGCAGGCGGCACGGCGGACGGAAGGGTAAGAGGCCGGATGGCGTCCGCTAA
- the purE gene encoding 5-(carboxyamino)imidazole ribonucleotide mutase has translation MGSKSDWETMQHAAAMLDQLKVPHEINVVSAHRTPDWLFDYASSAERRGLQVIIAGAGGAAHLPGMTSSKTVLPVLGVPIHTQSLNGMDSLLSIVQMPGGVPVGTLAIGKAGATNAALLAAAILGVKYPEMRKRLHAFRKDQTETVLKNRNPKG, from the coding sequence ATGGGCAGCAAGTCCGATTGGGAGACGATGCAGCACGCCGCCGCCATGCTCGATCAGCTCAAGGTGCCCCATGAGATCAACGTCGTCTCCGCCCATCGCACGCCCGATTGGCTCTTCGACTACGCCTCCTCTGCCGAGCGGCGGGGTCTCCAGGTCATCATCGCGGGCGCGGGCGGCGCGGCACACCTGCCGGGGATGACTTCGTCCAAGACCGTGCTCCCGGTGCTGGGCGTCCCGATCCACACCCAGTCCCTCAACGGCATGGACTCCCTCCTCTCCATCGTGCAGATGCCCGGCGGCGTCCCCGTGGGCACCCTGGCCATCGGCAAGGCGGGCGCCACCAACGCGGCGCTGCTGGCGGCGGCCATCCTGGGCGTGAAGTACCCTGAGATGCGCAAGAGGCTCCACGCCTTCCGCAAAGACCAGACGGAAACCGTCCTCAAGAACCGCAATCCGAAGGGGTAA
- a CDS encoding transposase: MPRKRFAAEEIINKLREAEVRLARGETVAQVCKVLGVTDQTFYRWRREYGGLRIDQAKRL, from the coding sequence ATGCCAAGGAAACGGTTTGCGGCAGAGGAGATCATCAACAAGCTCCGGGAAGCGGAGGTGCGCCTGGCCAGGGGAGAGACCGTGGCCCAGGTGTGCAAGGTCCTTGGGGTAACCGACCAGACCTTCTATCGGTGGCGACGGGAGTACGGCGGCCTGCGCATCGATCAAGCGAAGCGGCTCA
- a CDS encoding DHA2 family efflux MFS transporter permease subunit: protein MAPETAQERAVRLRWWMLLVLSLSLVIIGMDNSILNVTIPTLQRDLKADASDLQWMIDSYILVFAGLLLTMGALGDKFGRAKTLRIGLIIFGGASLLGTYADSVGQFIAARSIMGIGGALIMPSTLSIITNVFPREERGKAIAIWAGVSGLGIGMGPLFGGLLLNHFWWGSVFLINMPVVGIALAAGAFLVPDSRDPTRPPLDIPGAILSMAAVSTLVYAIIEAPSRGWTDVRVLAGFFGALALGIAFAIRERTTKYPMLEFSFFKNPRFSIGAAAISIGFFSLMGMIFGMTQYFQFVHGWSPLSAGLRTAPIALGIMFASTNSHRMVRRFGSKKVIALGLLIVAGVTSVIIGYTPDTPYWIILIVMIATTHGLGNVMAPSTEAIMGAVPPAKAGVGSAMNDVTRQVAGALGIAVIGSAMYSFYSHKMADAVANLPSGAADAARDSIGAAYAVAASLPPEQAEAVRQAARHAFTDAWGLATFIASGVALLGAIIVLKFLPAQHLPMPGAAPGHAPQASAPAAQRK from the coding sequence ATGGCCCCTGAAACGGCCCAAGAACGCGCGGTGCGCCTCCGCTGGTGGATGCTCCTGGTCCTCTCTCTCTCCCTCGTCATCATCGGCATGGACAACTCCATCCTGAATGTGACGATCCCCACGCTCCAGCGGGACCTGAAGGCGGACGCCTCCGACCTCCAGTGGATGATTGACTCCTATATCCTCGTCTTCGCCGGGCTGCTGCTCACCATGGGCGCCCTGGGCGATAAGTTCGGCCGCGCCAAGACGCTGCGCATAGGCCTCATCATCTTCGGCGGCGCGAGCCTGCTCGGCACGTATGCGGACAGTGTGGGGCAGTTCATCGCGGCGCGCTCCATCATGGGCATCGGCGGGGCGCTCATCATGCCCTCCACCCTCTCCATCATCACCAACGTCTTCCCCAGGGAGGAGCGCGGCAAGGCCATCGCTATCTGGGCCGGGGTTTCAGGGCTGGGCATCGGCATGGGGCCCCTCTTCGGCGGCCTTCTTCTGAACCACTTCTGGTGGGGGTCCGTCTTCCTCATCAACATGCCCGTCGTGGGCATCGCCCTCGCGGCGGGCGCCTTCCTGGTGCCCGATAGCCGGGACCCGACGCGGCCGCCCCTGGATATCCCCGGCGCCATCCTTTCCATGGCCGCCGTCTCCACCCTCGTCTACGCCATCATCGAGGCGCCATCCCGCGGCTGGACGGACGTCCGCGTCCTGGCAGGCTTCTTCGGCGCCCTCGCCCTCGGCATCGCCTTCGCCATCCGCGAGCGGACCACCAAATACCCGATGCTGGAGTTCAGCTTCTTCAAGAATCCGCGTTTCTCCATCGGCGCGGCGGCCATCAGCATCGGCTTCTTTTCGCTGATGGGGATGATCTTCGGCATGACGCAGTACTTCCAGTTCGTCCACGGCTGGTCGCCCCTTTCGGCGGGCCTGCGGACGGCCCCCATCGCCTTGGGCATCATGTTCGCCTCCACGAACAGCCACCGGATGGTGCGGCGGTTCGGCAGCAAGAAGGTCATCGCCCTGGGGCTGCTCATCGTGGCGGGGGTCACCTCGGTCATCATCGGCTACACGCCGGATACGCCTTACTGGATCATCCTGATCGTGATGATCGCCACCACGCATGGGCTGGGCAACGTGATGGCCCCGTCCACGGAGGCCATCATGGGGGCGGTGCCGCCCGCCAAGGCAGGCGTGGGCTCGGCGATGAACGACGTGACGCGGCAGGTGGCAGGGGCGCTGGGCATCGCGGTGATCGGCTCGGCGATGTACTCCTTCTACTCCCACAAGATGGCGGATGCGGTGGCGAACCTGCCATCCGGCGCGGCAGACGCCGCCCGGGACTCCATCGGCGCGGCCTATGCGGTGGCCGCAAGCCTGCCGCCGGAGCAGGCGGAGGCGGTGCGCCAGGCCGCGCGGCACGCCTTCACGGACGCGTGGGGCCTGGCGACCTTCATCGCCTCAGGCGTCGCCCTGCTGGGGGCAATTATCGTGCTGAAGTTCCTGCCGGCGCAGCACCTGCCGATGCCGGGCGCCGCGCCGGGGCACGCGCCCCAGGCCTCCGCGCCCGCGGCGCAGCGGAAATGA